The Planctellipticum variicoloris DNA window CCAAACGCGAAATCGTCGGCCGGAAACTGCTCGCCAGCACTCTCAACCTCAAAATCCGCGAAGAACCCTTCTGCGTCTACCTGAAGTTCGTAGACACTGGCAACGCCGGCCGCGAAGTCCTCTATTTCTCCGGTCGCAACGACGGCAAGCTGCTCGTCCACGAAGACGGCGTCTCGCGATTGCTCGGAACCTTCAAGTTCAAGCCCGACGACAAGACCGTCATGGCCGAGAATCGCTACCCCATCACCCTGGTCGGCATGCGGAATCTGGTCGACAAGATCATTCAGCAGTGGGAGTTCGAAGGTCAGTACGGCGAAATCGAAGTCCAGCACCGACCGTCATCCAAGCTCGACGGCCGCGAGTGCGTCGTCCTCGAATCCACCCATCCGCAGCCGCGCAATCAGTTCAAATACCACCTCACCCGCCTCTGGGTCGACAACGAAACCAAGTTCCCCGTCCGCGTCGAGCAGTATCAGTTCCCGACAAAAGCGGGCGAAGCCCCGCAGATCGTCGAGGAATACACTTACACCAAAATCCGCATCAACCTCGGTCTCGACGACCGCGAATTCGACCCGAAAAACCCCAAATACAACTTCCCCTGATCCCCCGGTCGCACTCCCGTGCGGCTTCCCCCACCGGGATGTAGAATCGCGGCGGCGACCGGCAGGTCTCGTCGCCGGGTCGCCTCCACGGATCGATTTCCGCAGATCGCCCCGCCCCTGCCGTCGCGCACGCGGAAAGGGACGCGCCATGCTTGTCGCGGAAACCGTCGACCAGGTTCGAATCGCAGTCCGCTCGGCCCGCGCCGCCGGCAAGAGCGTCGGTTTCGTGCCGACCATGGGCGCCCTGCACGCCGGCCATCGCAGCCTCATGGACGCCAGCCGCCGCGAATGCGACTTCCACATCGTCAGCATCTTCGTGAACCCGACCCAGTTCGGCCCCCACGAAGATCTCGCCCGCTATCCGCGCCCCCGCGACGCCGACCTCGAACTCTGCCGGACCGCCGGCATCGATCTCGTCTTCTACCCCCCCGTCGAAGTCATGTATCCGCCGAACTACCGCACGTTCGTCGAAGTCGCCGGACTGTCTTCCCTCCTCGAAGGCGCCGTCCGCCCCGGACACTTTCGGGGCGTGGCCACCGTCGTCACCAAACTGCTGCTGATCGCCGGAGCCGACCGCGCCTACTTCGGACAGAAAGACTACCAGCAGCAGACGATCATTCGCGTGATGGTCAGCGAACTCAACCTGCCGACCGAAATCCGCGTCTGTCCGACGCTGCGCGATCCCGACGGGCTCGCCATGAGCAGCCGCAACGCCTATCTGACCCCCGAACAGCGCCAGGCCGGACTGTCGCTCTCCCGCGCCCTGCATCTCGCTCAGCGGATCGTCGACTCCGGCGAGCAGAGCGTAACCACCATCGAACGGGCGATGCACGAAATCCTCGCCGGAACCCCCGGCGTCGAACCCGACTACGCCGTGCTGCGGCATCCCGACACGCTGGAAGAATTGACCGAAATCCTGCCAGCAATGGTCGCCCTGATCGCCGCCCGCGTCGGAACCACCCGGCTGATCGATAACCAGGTCCTGCAAGTTGAACTTTAAACCGTCTGACGAAGCTCCAGACGTCAAACGCCAAGTTCCAAACAGATTCGACCACCCACGGGCGGGTTGATTGCCGACCATACCTTCATTTTTGCCATTCCTCGTCTCCGCGCCGTTGCGTTCCTCTTTGCGTGAGATCTTCCTCATCGCACCAACAAAAACAGGCCAGGGCGATGGCCCTGGCCTGGTCATGGTGTCGCATTGCATCGTCGTCACATCCTGTGGCGGGAGTTGGAACCGTCGCCGGACCGTCATTGATCCGGGACGCAATCATCAGCCCTGGATTCCCGAGCCGATCGAACCGGTCCGGGCCAGGCCGTTCGCCAGATCCCGCGTCCGCGGATCCCGCGCCACATCCACCGCCGTCTGCAGCGCCCGATCCGTCGCGCTGACGTCGTTGCGAATCGCCTGCACCGGAACGTCCGGCGAAACCCCCACCCCGGCCATCGCCACCCCCTTCGGCGAGTAGAACTTCGCCGTCGTCAGCCGCAATGCCGAGCCGACCGACTGAATCGGAAACAGCGTCTGCACCGTCCCTTTCCCGTAGGACCTCTCGCCGACCACCACCCCGCGACCGTTATCCTGGATCGCGGCGGCGAAGATCTCGCTCGCCGACGCGCTGTTGTGATCGATCAGCACCACCAGCGGCACCTTCCAGGTGTTCTCCTTCCGGGCCACTTCCTGAGAATTGTCCGCCGCGTTCCGACCGCGGGTCGAAACGATCGTCCCCTGCGGCAGGAACCGGTCGCTGACCGAAATCGCCGTCGTCAGCAGCCCGCCGGGATTCCCCCGCAGATCCAGCACCAGCGATTCCATCCCCTGCTGCTGAAGCTGCCACAACGCGGCATCCAGCTCCTGCGTCGTCGACTCGGCAAACTTCTCGATCTTGATGTAGCCGATCCGGTTCGTCGGATCCTCCATCCGCACGTCGGCGACGCTATAAATCGTCACCCGCTGACGCATCAGAGTCGTATCCCCCACCAGATCGTCGCGCCGGATCGTCAGCGGCACGGTCGAGCCTTCCGGCCCCGTAATCAGCTCCACCGCCCGCCCCAGATCCATCCCCGCGGTCGACTGCCCCCCCACCGCAGTGATGATGTCCCCCCTCCGCAGCGTCGCCTGGGCCGCCGGGCCGCCGCTGAGCACCTTCAGAATCATCAGCCCCTGCGGATGCGTTTCCAGTTCGACGCCGATGCCGACGATGTTGTTCTCCAGCCCAACGCTCGGCGACCCCGACTTCTCGGGAGGGACGAACATCGAATACTGGTCGAGCGTGTCGAGCGACGCATACACGAATTCCAGGGCGACCGCCGCCGGGTTGATTCCGAGCATCTGATTCGCCGCCGCTCCCGCCTGCCGCATCACGGCGATGGCGTCGTTCGCCGTCCGCACGTTCGCCTGCGCCTGCATCTGCTGCAGCGCCTGCTGGAACTGACGCACATTCTGCGAACCGGCCCGCAGCCCGACGGCCTGCTGGAAGGACGGCGTCTCCGCGGCGATCGACAACTGACGCAATGCAGCCTGAGTCCGCTGGGCGTACGACGTCGGCTCGATATGCCGGGCGTCGATGAGCTGAGCCACCTCCATATAGAACGCTTCGCCCCGCTGCTGATCCAGGCTGCCGAGCACCCGCAACACGCGCGGATCTTCGTAGCGTTTCGCAATCTTCTGTTCGAGCGACGGATTCAGCGTCGAAGCCGGCGCGGCGGGAACCGCCGGGCCATACTGCGGAACCCGATCGTACTCCGGCATCCGGTCGTACGGCACCCGCTGCCGACTGGTCGGGAACGGGTCGAAGCCCCCCTGGTCGACCGGCGACCGCCGCGAGAGCTCCCATCGGTCCCGGCCGCCGAAGCTGTCCCGACTCCGTCCCTGACCACGGTCGTCAAGCCGATTCCTCAGGTCGAAG harbors:
- a CDS encoding DUF1571 domain-containing protein; the encoded protein is MRTSPFSRLDAAARPRTSVAALVGLTFTLFASTDACGQPLRRPRANQTASSVAEQVKPGTTAKIDENHPIVPLLERAYESRKALDSVQDYEAVFSKREIVGRKLLASTLNLKIREEPFCVYLKFVDTGNAGREVLYFSGRNDGKLLVHEDGVSRLLGTFKFKPDDKTVMAENRYPITLVGMRNLVDKIIQQWEFEGQYGEIEVQHRPSSKLDGRECVVLESTHPQPRNQFKYHLTRLWVDNETKFPVRVEQYQFPTKAGEAPQIVEEYTYTKIRINLGLDDREFDPKNPKYNFP
- the panC gene encoding pantoate--beta-alanine ligase, yielding MLVAETVDQVRIAVRSARAAGKSVGFVPTMGALHAGHRSLMDASRRECDFHIVSIFVNPTQFGPHEDLARYPRPRDADLELCRTAGIDLVFYPPVEVMYPPNYRTFVEVAGLSSLLEGAVRPGHFRGVATVVTKLLLIAGADRAYFGQKDYQQQTIIRVMVSELNLPTEIRVCPTLRDPDGLAMSSRNAYLTPEQRQAGLSLSRALHLAQRIVDSGEQSVTTIERAMHEILAGTPGVEPDYAVLRHPDTLEELTEILPAMVALIAARVGTTRLIDNQVLQVEL
- a CDS encoding S41 family peptidase, translated to MTRLWIHFGKQIAAWFGRAVVVAVATAVATPALAQYGNDFGAAPDSYLGQSDSTYDRWDAPAPRRSPAYDDSYPQDRLRIDRPFDDRYGAPLRNDFDRMLDNYGRSGSDRFDRDFDLRNRLDDRGQGRSRDSFGGRDRWELSRRSPVDQGGFDPFPTSRQRVPYDRMPEYDRVPQYGPAVPAAPASTLNPSLEQKIAKRYEDPRVLRVLGSLDQQRGEAFYMEVAQLIDARHIEPTSYAQRTQAALRQLSIAAETPSFQQAVGLRAGSQNVRQFQQALQQMQAQANVRTANDAIAVMRQAGAAANQMLGINPAAVALEFVYASLDTLDQYSMFVPPEKSGSPSVGLENNIVGIGVELETHPQGLMILKVLSGGPAAQATLRRGDIITAVGGQSTAGMDLGRAVELITGPEGSTVPLTIRRDDLVGDTTLMRQRVTIYSVADVRMEDPTNRIGYIKIEKFAESTTQELDAALWQLQQQGMESLVLDLRGNPGGLLTTAISVSDRFLPQGTIVSTRGRNAADNSQEVARKENTWKVPLVVLIDHNSASASEIFAAAIQDNGRGVVVGERSYGKGTVQTLFPIQSVGSALRLTTAKFYSPKGVAMAGVGVSPDVPVQAIRNDVSATDRALQTAVDVARDPRTRDLANGLARTGSIGSGIQG